The proteins below are encoded in one region of Polynucleobacter sp. AP-Nino-20-G2:
- a CDS encoding efflux RND transporter permease subunit, whose amino-acid sequence MFTKLIDASLHFRKLVLAMAIALVLFGIHAWMTLPIDAFPDISPTQVKIILKIPGMTPEEVEQRVVRPIEIEMLSIPKKRIVRSVSKYGIADITIDFDDGTDIYWARQQISERLNAFTKDLPPGATGGLAPITTPLSEIYMFTLEGEGFSLRDKRTVLDWTIRPELRTIPGVAEVNVLGGEILTYEVIPDPSRLAARGIAMVDLRKAVMTNNSNDGAGRIDQGEETLVVRVEGAVKKLDDVKKIQIPKANGGSVMLDEVATVHLGSATRYGAVTKDGKGEAVEGLVLGLRGANARLLVDSVEQKLVEIAPRLPKGMTVNTFYNRGELVSRAAGTVTKALLEATVLVCITLYLFLGGYRAALVVAAVLPLSILSTFILMKAFGLTANLMSLGGLAIAIGMLVDAAVVVVENVETAFADPNTSKALSKTEIISIATHEVVKPVVAGVLIIAVVFLPLLSLEGLEGKLFSPVALTIVMALASSLLIAFTAIPALASFVLERKADEETKFMRKISEKYVEWRNQIWGNTKWLYRASGIGLGVMVILYMIVGKTFMPTLDEGDILVQLQKLPSISLNESLTIDSQVEQLFLKEVPEIKSIVARAGSDDLGLDPMGLNETDMFLVLKPKSEWSGSKDDIANKLRIALDSFPGLVYGFTQPIEMRVSEMLTGTRGDVAIKIFGSDLAEINMAAQAIAGSVRNVKGAAEVIAPRAEGMQYLSLKINRTVAGQAGFSIEDLQQRLRNQIEGENLGVVLDGVIRTPLVLRGNDYIRTSPEAFGDLMISAPDGKSWPLASLAEIKQVDGPIRIDHEQSSRFASIQVSVDGRDLAGFVKDAQAAVIALSLPKTINVVWGGQFENQQRAAARLAIVIPIALGLIFAILMVTFGSAIQAGIIFLNIPFALVGGVVALTITGQYLSVPASVGFIALLGIAVLNGVVMVTHFNERLVKGDSMSDVIHFGTERRLRPVLMTAVITALGMIPLLFATGPGSEIQRPLAIVVIGGLITSTLLTLLLLPKLYERFGALKNWSELKEEIHFDRLIESIKRIKK is encoded by the coding sequence ATGTTTACTAAATTAATTGATGCAAGTTTGCATTTTCGCAAGCTCGTATTGGCAATGGCTATTGCATTAGTGCTCTTTGGTATTCATGCGTGGATGACGCTGCCAATTGATGCCTTTCCTGATATCTCGCCAACCCAAGTCAAAATTATTCTGAAGATTCCGGGGATGACACCTGAAGAGGTTGAGCAGAGAGTAGTTCGCCCAATTGAAATTGAAATGCTTAGCATTCCCAAGAAGCGGATTGTAAGATCGGTATCTAAATACGGCATTGCCGATATCACGATTGATTTTGATGATGGCACTGATATTTATTGGGCACGTCAGCAAATCTCAGAGCGTTTAAATGCATTTACAAAAGACCTCCCACCCGGCGCAACTGGTGGGCTGGCACCAATTACCACTCCTTTAAGTGAAATTTATATGTTCACTCTTGAGGGTGAGGGCTTTAGCTTAAGAGATAAACGCACCGTGTTGGACTGGACCATTCGACCTGAGCTTCGAACCATTCCTGGAGTGGCTGAAGTCAATGTCTTAGGTGGAGAGATTTTGACTTATGAGGTGATACCGGATCCATCCCGATTGGCTGCTCGTGGAATTGCGATGGTAGATCTTCGTAAAGCGGTAATGACGAACAATAGTAATGATGGTGCTGGGCGTATTGATCAAGGCGAAGAGACCTTAGTGGTTCGTGTTGAGGGAGCTGTTAAAAAACTTGACGATGTTAAAAAGATCCAGATCCCCAAGGCGAATGGTGGGTCAGTCATGCTTGATGAGGTGGCTACAGTGCATTTAGGATCAGCAACTCGTTATGGCGCCGTAACTAAAGATGGAAAAGGAGAGGCAGTAGAAGGTTTGGTCTTGGGTTTACGCGGCGCTAATGCCCGCCTTCTGGTTGATTCGGTTGAGCAAAAACTAGTTGAGATTGCTCCAAGATTGCCAAAAGGCATGACCGTAAATACTTTCTATAACCGCGGTGAATTAGTATCTCGCGCAGCAGGTACTGTAACAAAGGCTTTACTTGAAGCTACCGTTTTGGTTTGCATCACCTTATATCTATTTTTAGGTGGGTATCGTGCCGCTCTGGTGGTTGCGGCTGTACTTCCGCTCTCAATACTCTCTACGTTCATATTAATGAAGGCATTTGGCCTAACGGCTAACTTGATGAGCTTGGGTGGATTGGCAATTGCCATCGGTATGTTGGTGGATGCCGCAGTGGTGGTGGTTGAAAATGTGGAAACAGCCTTTGCTGACCCCAATACATCAAAAGCATTAAGCAAGACGGAAATCATTTCTATAGCTACTCATGAGGTTGTTAAGCCGGTGGTAGCTGGTGTATTGATTATTGCTGTAGTTTTTCTTCCGTTACTCAGTCTTGAAGGTTTGGAGGGCAAACTATTTTCACCGGTAGCACTAACAATTGTTATGGCACTCGCCTCATCCTTATTAATTGCATTTACTGCCATTCCCGCTTTAGCTTCCTTTGTTTTAGAGCGTAAAGCTGATGAAGAGACAAAGTTTATGCGCAAGATTTCAGAGAAATATGTTGAGTGGCGCAATCAGATTTGGGGCAATACTAAATGGCTTTACAGGGCCTCTGGTATTGGGTTAGGTGTGATGGTAATCCTTTATATGATTGTGGGAAAAACCTTTATGCCTACTCTAGATGAAGGAGACATTCTGGTTCAACTGCAAAAGCTTCCATCGATATCCTTAAATGAATCACTCACCATTGATTCTCAGGTGGAGCAGTTATTTTTAAAAGAAGTTCCTGAGATTAAATCCATTGTTGCTAGAGCAGGTTCAGATGATTTGGGTCTAGATCCTATGGGCTTAAATGAGACTGATATGTTTTTAGTGCTCAAACCTAAAAGTGAGTGGTCTGGAAGCAAAGACGATATTGCCAATAAGCTCAGGATTGCTTTAGATAGCTTTCCTGGGTTAGTTTATGGCTTTACTCAGCCTATTGAAATGCGTGTCTCCGAGATGCTTACGGGAACCCGCGGTGATGTAGCAATCAAAATCTTCGGCAGTGATTTAGCTGAAATCAATATGGCGGCACAAGCTATAGCTGGCTCAGTTCGGAATGTTAAGGGTGCTGCTGAGGTAATTGCACCTCGTGCTGAAGGAATGCAGTACTTAAGCCTAAAGATTAACCGTACCGTAGCGGGGCAAGCTGGATTCTCGATTGAGGACTTGCAGCAGCGATTACGCAATCAAATTGAAGGCGAGAACCTTGGGGTGGTATTAGATGGGGTCATTAGAACACCATTGGTACTGCGTGGAAATGACTATATACGTACAAGCCCAGAAGCATTTGGCGACTTAATGATATCCGCACCTGATGGAAAATCATGGCCACTAGCATCACTAGCTGAAATTAAGCAAGTAGATGGGCCCATTCGGATTGACCATGAGCAATCAAGTCGCTTTGCTAGCATTCAAGTGTCTGTCGATGGCAGGGATCTAGCAGGATTTGTGAAGGATGCTCAGGCGGCAGTGATTGCGTTGAGCTTGCCTAAAACGATCAATGTGGTTTGGGGAGGGCAGTTTGAAAATCAACAAAGGGCTGCTGCAAGGCTAGCTATTGTGATCCCGATTGCATTGGGGTTAATCTTTGCAATACTGATGGTGACCTTTGGCTCGGCAATACAGGCTGGGATCATATTCCTCAATATCCCTTTTGCACTGGTTGGTGGAGTTGTTGCTTTAACCATCACCGGTCAATATCTTTCCGTGCCAGCGTCGGTCGGATTTATTGCATTACTTGGTATTGCCGTCCTAAATGGCGTGGTGATGGTCACTCACTTTAACGAGCGCCTGGTTAAGGGCGACTCTATGTCCGATGTCATTCACTTTGGTACTGAAAGGCGTTTACGCCCCGTACTGATGACGGCAGTTATTACCGCCCTTGGAATGATTCCACTTCTTTTTGCTACGGGGCCAGGTTCTGAAATTCAGCGTCCCTTAGCGATTGTGGTGATTGGTGGTTTGATCACGTCAACTTTATTAACCTTGCTACTTTTACCAAAGCTCTATGAGCGCTTTGGGGCATTAAAAAATTGGAGTGAGCTTAAAGAAGAAATCCACTTTGATCGTTTAATTGAATCTATTAAGAGGATCAAAAAATGA
- a CDS encoding TolC family protein, which yields MKKLILFATFIGVCSSALANNLLPTDEQVKNALYSNPKIGAADARKDSLNYRADAIASGSQEFVVRGSRQNRRVTNIPGATNYQEYWAGIERPIRFWGKGGVDEKISDATKSFAGIEYADTMHETSKDLLATWFTYLKALQSRIVAEKNSQLGDQIGRIAQVRYKVGDVARLDAQLATAEQGRLKAFLELAKAQESASGESVTQRYQGIALIKNFKWDVIPNLQTRKELLRQQFLERSHELKLAKSDADRFDLQAKRSGLDRFPDPTVGLYTANEFGGAERINGVSLSFPISGSARFSNASAAASEAEMSRQRVIETEQRISVEFERLWSQMMSRKAAAETLLSSAKSQNDAAQAAEKAYVLGEGNISDLIAARKAANENQLSADLMRLDALESHYRMRLDLHEIWDFD from the coding sequence ATGAAAAAATTGATTCTATTTGCTACATTTATTGGAGTTTGTTCTTCAGCATTAGCTAATAATTTATTGCCAACTGATGAACAGGTAAAAAATGCTCTGTATTCCAACCCTAAGATTGGAGCTGCGGATGCGAGAAAGGACTCTTTAAATTACAGGGCTGATGCCATTGCCTCGGGTTCGCAAGAGTTTGTTGTCAGGGGCTCTAGACAAAATCGAAGAGTAACCAATATACCGGGAGCCACAAATTATCAAGAATACTGGGCGGGTATTGAGCGTCCAATCCGTTTTTGGGGTAAAGGCGGTGTTGATGAGAAGATTTCCGATGCCACCAAGTCATTTGCCGGAATTGAGTATGCCGATACGATGCATGAAACCAGCAAGGATCTATTAGCAACCTGGTTTACTTATCTTAAAGCGCTTCAGTCAAGAATTGTTGCCGAGAAAAATAGCCAGCTAGGCGATCAAATTGGCCGGATTGCTCAAGTGCGCTACAAGGTTGGGGATGTAGCTAGATTGGATGCTCAATTAGCAACAGCGGAGCAAGGTAGGCTAAAGGCCTTCTTAGAGCTTGCTAAAGCACAAGAAAGCGCAAGCGGTGAATCAGTCACGCAGAGATACCAAGGCATCGCATTAATTAAGAACTTTAAATGGGATGTAATTCCTAATCTTCAAACTAGGAAGGAATTACTACGTCAACAATTTCTTGAGCGAAGTCATGAATTAAAGCTAGCTAAATCAGATGCTGATCGATTTGATTTGCAAGCTAAACGCAGTGGCTTGGACAGGTTTCCGGATCCAACCGTTGGCCTATATACCGCCAATGAGTTTGGTGGCGCCGAGAGAATTAATGGTGTTAGTTTATCGTTCCCAATATCCGGTAGCGCTCGTTTTTCTAATGCTTCTGCGGCAGCATCTGAAGCAGAAATGAGTCGCCAAAGAGTTATAGAAACTGAGCAACGCATTAGCGTTGAGTTTGAACGCTTATGGTCGCAGATGATGAGTAGAAAAGCGGCAGCAGAAACATTGTTGAGTTCTGCAAAAAGTCAGAACGATGCCGCGCAGGCAGCTGAAAAAGCTTATGTGCTAGGAGAGGGAAATATTTCAGATTTAATTGCTGCAAGAAAAGCCGCCAATGAGAATCAGTTATCGGCTGATTTAATGCGTTTGGATGCTTTGGAGTCGCACTACCGTATGCGCCTTGATTTGCATGAGATTTGGGACTTTGATTGA
- a CDS encoding group III truncated hemoglobin, producing the protein MSLKPHDRICLADLIGRDAVNTVVDEFYNKIQTHPTLAAPFSSVHDWPAHKEKIGDFWWVVLGGKPQTSYKYNPVGKHFAVGFNAKLLEDWKQLFKEVLDSHLDQELTNKWFSRVQMIGENLLTQNERLNNEN; encoded by the coding sequence ATGTCATTAAAGCCCCATGATCGAATCTGCCTTGCAGATCTCATTGGAAGGGATGCTGTTAATACAGTGGTTGATGAGTTCTACAACAAAATCCAGACCCACCCTACTTTAGCTGCGCCATTTTCTTCAGTGCATGATTGGCCAGCTCATAAAGAAAAAATTGGCGACTTTTGGTGGGTTGTATTGGGCGGTAAGCCTCAAACCTCCTATAAATATAACCCCGTTGGTAAACATTTTGCAGTTGGCTTTAACGCAAAATTGTTAGAAGACTGGAAGCAACTATTTAAAGAAGTTCTAGACTCCCATCTTGATCAGGAATTGACTAACAAATGGTTTTCCAGGGTCCAAATGATTGGCGAAAACCTTCTAACCCAAAATGAGCGATTAAATAATGAAAATTAA
- a CDS encoding PAS domain-containing protein: MNINFEALVQSLGDGVVISDANGIITYWNPSAERIFGFSAQEALGASLDLIIPERLRQRHNEGYDHSMQTGTTQYGDKLLTVPAIHQSGRPLSIAFTVSMIFGPDGKVVGVAAIIRDDTSRFNEQRMLRKRIAELEAHSN, encoded by the coding sequence ATGAATATTAATTTTGAAGCACTCGTTCAATCGCTTGGCGATGGCGTAGTTATCTCAGATGCTAACGGCATCATTACCTATTGGAATCCATCGGCAGAACGTATTTTTGGCTTTAGCGCACAAGAAGCGTTGGGTGCTAGCTTAGATCTCATCATTCCTGAGCGCCTTCGCCAGCGCCATAATGAGGGATATGACCACTCTATGCAAACGGGCACCACCCAATATGGCGACAAACTACTCACCGTACCGGCAATCCATCAGTCCGGTCGACCTCTTTCGATTGCATTTACTGTCTCCATGATTTTTGGTCCTGATGGTAAGGTTGTAGGGGTTGCCGCAATCATTCGAGATGACACATCCAGATTTAATGAGCAGCGCATGCTTCGCAAGCGTATTGCTGAACTAGAAGCCCACTCAAATTAA
- a CDS encoding Rrf2 family transcriptional regulator, whose product MRFTTYTDYSLRVLMHLAQSNKGDTTISELADFYKISRNHLVKVVHHLGLLGYIETTRGRTGGIKLAMPANQIKLGDVVEQTEPDSNLLECINPGANSCVIDAQCRLKGILSSAKSDFIKGLNKYSLHDFSKPKWQTDNLFKSVTIQAA is encoded by the coding sequence ATGCGATTTACGACTTATACAGACTATTCACTCCGAGTCCTGATGCATCTTGCTCAAAGCAACAAAGGCGACACTACCATTTCTGAGCTTGCTGACTTTTACAAAATTTCACGTAATCACTTGGTAAAAGTTGTGCATCACCTAGGATTACTTGGCTATATTGAAACTACTCGCGGTCGAACAGGTGGCATTAAATTAGCTATGCCAGCCAATCAAATTAAGCTTGGAGATGTGGTTGAGCAAACTGAACCGGATAGCAACCTCTTGGAATGCATAAATCCTGGCGCGAATAGCTGCGTAATTGATGCCCAGTGTCGCCTAAAAGGGATTCTCTCATCAGCAAAATCAGATTTCATTAAAGGTCTTAATAAGTACTCTTTACATGATTTTTCCAAGCCTAAATGGCAAACAGATAATTTGTTTAAATCTGTAACGATTCAAGCAGCATAG
- a CDS encoding helix-turn-helix domain-containing protein, with amino-acid sequence MNTAFIRFLNLIDSLDRMNPGRNLDELERELVEHILRCTSEGQVLLVGDLLQLNKLGSQATIHGRVKNLSALGYIKLLIDKEDGRRKFVTPTKMAFKYSEFMSKCLEDALKT; translated from the coding sequence GTGAATACTGCATTTATACGGTTTTTAAATTTGATTGATTCATTGGATCGCATGAATCCTGGACGTAATTTGGATGAGCTCGAAAGAGAATTGGTGGAGCATATTTTGCGCTGCACTAGTGAGGGCCAGGTATTGCTTGTCGGCGATCTTCTTCAATTAAACAAGCTCGGCTCGCAAGCAACGATTCATGGAAGAGTAAAAAATCTATCAGCACTTGGCTATATAAAGCTCCTAATTGATAAAGAGGACGGCCGTAGAAAGTTTGTCACTCCTACAAAGATGGCATTTAAATACAGCGAATTTATGTCTAAATGTCTAGAAGATGCGCTGAAGACGTAA
- a CDS encoding N-acetylmuramoyl-L-alanine amidase: MSKHPSSFSRRKYLKTSAKLMGFVLLLSEIDIAWGAKILGVRIWPAEDYTRITLESDKALPITQQLLTNPDRLVVDVQGMELNSTLKDLVAKVKPNDPYVSQIRVGQFQPGMVRLVFDLKEPVKPQLFTLDPIAEYQYRMVLDLYPSIPPDPLMELVKSSARKESALEKSNEEIDLIAQFATKKESLKAPAAPVAQAIPSVKEAPAPAKPKRLITIAIDAGHGGEDPGAIGSLGSKEKHVVLSIAKRLRDKIDNDAYMRPFLTRDGDYFVPLHTRVQKARRVEADLFVSIHADAFIEPRAKGASVFALSQMGASSTMARWMANKENASDLIGGINIKTQDKQVANLLLDMSTTAQIKDSLQAGNSILKQISGFAALHKGKVEQASFAVLKAPDIPSILVETAFISNPQEEARLNDDAYQDRIAEAILRGIKDYFSKNPPVARRTNA, from the coding sequence ATGAGCAAACACCCAAGCAGCTTCTCCAGAAGAAAATATCTTAAGACATCGGCAAAGCTGATGGGCTTTGTCTTGCTATTGAGTGAAATAGATATTGCATGGGGCGCAAAAATATTGGGTGTGCGCATATGGCCTGCCGAAGACTACACACGTATCACCTTAGAGTCAGACAAGGCGCTGCCGATTACTCAGCAATTACTCACGAATCCCGATCGCCTGGTAGTAGATGTCCAAGGCATGGAGCTCAACTCTACTCTGAAGGACTTGGTTGCTAAAGTAAAACCGAATGATCCTTACGTGTCACAAATTCGGGTAGGGCAATTTCAACCAGGGATGGTACGCCTAGTCTTTGATCTTAAGGAACCGGTAAAGCCACAGCTTTTCACGCTCGATCCTATCGCGGAATATCAATACCGCATGGTGCTGGATTTATATCCGTCCATTCCGCCAGATCCGTTGATGGAGCTCGTTAAGAGCAGCGCCCGCAAAGAAAGCGCCTTAGAAAAATCAAATGAAGAGATTGATCTGATTGCGCAATTTGCCACCAAGAAAGAATCCCTAAAAGCGCCGGCAGCTCCAGTCGCACAAGCGATACCAAGTGTTAAAGAAGCCCCCGCCCCTGCAAAACCCAAACGCCTGATCACAATAGCGATTGATGCTGGACATGGCGGCGAGGATCCTGGTGCCATTGGATCTTTAGGGTCTAAAGAAAAGCATGTAGTGTTATCTATCGCCAAACGCCTACGCGACAAAATTGATAATGATGCTTATATGCGTCCGTTCCTCACGCGTGATGGCGATTATTTTGTACCCCTCCACACACGAGTACAAAAAGCACGTCGTGTAGAGGCGGACTTATTCGTATCTATTCATGCGGATGCCTTCATCGAACCCCGAGCAAAAGGAGCTTCCGTATTTGCACTGTCACAGATGGGCGCCAGTAGCACGATGGCTCGCTGGATGGCAAATAAGGAAAATGCATCCGACTTGATTGGGGGTATCAACATCAAGACCCAAGATAAGCAAGTTGCCAATCTACTATTAGATATGTCTACGACCGCCCAAATCAAAGACTCCCTCCAGGCGGGTAACTCCATCTTGAAGCAAATTAGTGGCTTTGCCGCCTTGCATAAGGGCAAAGTCGAGCAAGCCAGCTTTGCCGTTCTCAAGGCCCCTGATATCCCATCCATCCTGGTGGAAACCGCCTTTATTAGCAATCCCCAAGAAGAAGCGCGCCTCAATGACGACGCCTACCAGGACCGAATAGCGGAAGCTATTTTGAGGGGAATTAAGGACTATTTCTCGAAAAATCCACCGGTCGCCAGACGAACAAACGCTTAA
- the tsaE gene encoding tRNA (adenosine(37)-N6)-threonylcarbamoyltransferase complex ATPase subunit type 1 TsaE produces MAQDLFTQHCRQEAETAALARKLAMSIDYLLQENPGAHLNISLVGDLGAGKTTFARHLIQGMGYQGRVKSPTYTLCEPYPLETSAGNSTAHHFDLYRMRDPLEWQEAGFSEHFDAPGFCLVEWPEKAEGTLPPFDLEIHLTAGEDENTREIKLHALSSLGLATLERLPSSY; encoded by the coding sequence ATGGCTCAAGACTTATTTACTCAACATTGTAGGCAGGAAGCAGAAACGGCAGCTTTGGCCCGAAAATTGGCTATGAGTATTGACTATCTGCTGCAGGAGAACCCTGGAGCCCATCTCAATATCTCATTGGTGGGTGATCTTGGAGCTGGCAAAACCACCTTTGCACGACACCTTATTCAAGGCATGGGATACCAAGGCCGAGTAAAGAGCCCCACCTACACCTTATGCGAGCCTTACCCATTAGAAACTAGTGCAGGGAATTCAACCGCACATCACTTTGACCTCTATCGCATGCGCGACCCACTAGAGTGGCAGGAGGCGGGATTTTCGGAACACTTTGATGCACCTGGATTCTGCCTGGTGGAATGGCCGGAAAAGGCGGAAGGCACTCTCCCTCCATTTGACCTAGAGATTCATCTGACTGCAGGCGAAGATGAAAACACTAGAGAAATAAAGCTTCATGCACTCTCATCATTGGGACTTGCCACTCTTGAGAGGCTGCCCTCTTCATATTGA
- the queG gene encoding tRNA epoxyqueuosine(34) reductase QueG: protein MSASHSPNAIDQPNLREWLDEQSRILGFDGLRITDTHLGSATERLNEWLAEGRHGQMEYMARHADLRSDPGALVPGAVRVICLTMNYLSPAIDFDGEWQRLADPSQAAVSMYARGRDYHKVMRNRLQEFAKLIESRIGNFGYRVFTDSAPLMEVELARKAGLGWRGKHTLLLNRESGSTFFLGEILIDVPLPIDEEQESHCGTCQSCIEVCPTQAIIAPYQLDARRCISYLTIENPDSIPVEFRRAMGNRVYGCDDCQLICPWNKFAQRTALPDFAERHGLGRASLLQLWSWTEAEFEKRHEGSAIRRIGYSRWRRNLAVALGNALIAPEVTNEDKLHIRQALMEAQAEADPLVAEHISWALKA from the coding sequence ATGTCAGCTTCCCATTCACCCAATGCTATAGACCAGCCCAATCTACGTGAATGGTTGGATGAACAGTCGCGAATCTTGGGTTTTGATGGCTTGCGCATCACAGATACGCATCTCGGGTCAGCAACCGAGCGGCTCAATGAATGGTTAGCCGAAGGTCGCCACGGCCAAATGGAGTATATGGCGCGACATGCCGACTTGCGCTCAGATCCAGGCGCACTTGTTCCGGGCGCGGTCAGAGTGATTTGCCTGACCATGAATTATTTATCTCCCGCAATTGATTTTGACGGTGAATGGCAAAGATTGGCTGATCCTAGTCAAGCGGCAGTATCTATGTATGCGCGCGGCCGCGACTATCACAAGGTGATGCGCAATCGTTTGCAAGAGTTTGCCAAGTTAATTGAAAGTCGAATTGGAAATTTTGGCTATCGTGTTTTTACAGATTCCGCACCATTGATGGAGGTGGAGCTGGCGCGCAAGGCTGGTTTAGGTTGGCGAGGAAAGCATACCTTGCTACTGAACCGCGAATCTGGTTCCACCTTTTTTCTAGGTGAAATCTTGATAGATGTGCCACTACCTATTGATGAGGAGCAAGAATCCCATTGTGGCACCTGCCAATCCTGCATTGAGGTTTGTCCTACCCAAGCCATCATCGCTCCATATCAGTTGGATGCGCGTCGATGCATCTCTTATTTAACGATTGAAAATCCAGACTCCATTCCAGTGGAGTTTCGTAGAGCAATGGGTAATCGCGTTTATGGATGTGACGACTGTCAGTTAATTTGTCCCTGGAATAAGTTTGCCCAAAGAACCGCGCTGCCTGATTTTGCGGAGCGTCACGGTTTAGGTAGAGCTAGTTTGTTGCAGCTCTGGTCATGGACTGAAGCCGAGTTTGAAAAACGCCATGAGGGTAGCGCTATTCGCCGTATTGGTTACTCCCGCTGGCGTAGAAATCTCGCAGTAGCACTAGGGAATGCATTGATCGCTCCTGAAGTTACTAATGAAGATAAATTACATATCCGCCAGGCTTTAATGGAGGCGCAAGCAGAGGCAGACCCCTTAGTGGCCGAACACATTTCCTGGGCACTGAAAGCTTGA
- a CDS encoding AzlC family ABC transporter permease, whose product MSAVDQSYIDPSEIALEGSAAQRFQNRRDAFWAGIRDAAGAPAMVLFAGMVGFGAMGKTNGMDAWFTGATSLLMFALPGQVVLLEMAITGSSVLAIALAVTLTSTRFITMTVTLFPQFHDKDRNRGLYASVHLLAMTAWAISMREFHTIESKHRLSYFVGLGLLCWLISVPGTILGYLLAGMVPMAITLGLIFINPLFFLLTFTEVKPWINRIAIGLGFVMGPFFFLLDRDTSLLTTGLVAGTIAYLVDRKLLRKRAGVIG is encoded by the coding sequence ATGTCAGCTGTCGACCAATCCTATATAGATCCTAGCGAAATTGCGCTGGAGGGTTCGGCGGCGCAGCGCTTTCAAAATCGACGTGATGCCTTTTGGGCGGGCATTCGTGATGCCGCAGGTGCACCAGCAATGGTTCTTTTTGCTGGCATGGTGGGCTTTGGCGCGATGGGTAAAACCAACGGCATGGACGCTTGGTTTACTGGGGCAACTAGCCTATTGATGTTTGCCTTACCAGGTCAAGTGGTCTTGCTGGAGATGGCCATCACTGGTTCATCGGTGTTAGCAATTGCGCTAGCGGTTACCTTAACCTCTACTCGCTTTATCACTATGACGGTGACACTTTTCCCACAATTCCATGACAAAGACCGCAATCGTGGACTCTATGCCTCTGTTCATCTACTAGCAATGACCGCATGGGCAATCTCTATGCGCGAGTTTCACACGATTGAATCAAAGCATCGTTTAAGTTATTTCGTTGGTCTTGGCTTGTTGTGCTGGTTGATTTCTGTGCCGGGAACAATCTTGGGGTATTTGTTGGCCGGGATGGTGCCCATGGCAATCACTCTAGGTTTAATCTTTATTAACCCCCTGTTTTTCTTGTTAACCTTTACTGAGGTGAAGCCTTGGATTAATCGGATCGCGATTGGTTTAGGTTTTGTGATGGGCCCATTTTTTTTCTTGTTGGATCGTGACACGAGTTTGCTGACTACGGGCTTAGTAGCTGGCACCATTGCTTACTTGGTTGACCGTAAGCTATTGCGCAAAAGAGCAGGGGTGATCGGTTGA
- a CDS encoding AzlD domain-containing protein → MNGAHQGWGLWIALLGATIGTYFCRAIGVLLSKRIHQDSEIFRWLAAVTYAMVAALTVRMILMPVGLLSTVPVWIRVLICILSIGVMVSGPTRRLVPALLTGTLLMLSYGVMR, encoded by the coding sequence ATGAATGGCGCTCACCAAGGCTGGGGTTTATGGATCGCCCTATTAGGCGCGACGATTGGCACTTATTTTTGCCGTGCGATCGGCGTGCTCCTATCCAAAAGAATTCATCAAGATAGCGAAATCTTTCGCTGGCTCGCCGCGGTCACCTATGCGATGGTAGCGGCTTTGACTGTCAGAATGATTTTGATGCCGGTAGGTCTTTTGTCTACCGTCCCCGTATGGATTCGGGTGCTGATTTGTATATTGAGTATCGGCGTGATGGTTTCTGGACCAACACGCCGCCTCGTTCCAGCCTTATTGACTGGAACTTTGTTAATGCTTTCTTATGGCGTAATGCGCTAA